Proteins found in one Anopheles aquasalis chromosome 3, idAnoAquaMG_Q_19, whole genome shotgun sequence genomic segment:
- the LOC126574365 gene encoding uncharacterized protein LOC126574365 has product MRGRLKITKTQNGLQRPTRTSCYPSMECTRNRNGCLVVLFCVTCFSVLMCLVLADIFKNLENDDSKLSTIAPVQTTAEINQSMFVRAYDDTIKCQLVSGCHIECAEISVINLSAAVYELAKANDCLTLSLEVVSLRTPEDILRRSWLQLDVDFEVTSLKLINSYIHTIEPESFDMGPMFGTTVLTLETLKLEHLPTGVFFGLQSLQELNLRGLPLRQIDPYVLGPMKYSLTRLIVQGCLELLDPKNLTGTATLDKLEILALEFNIFDDVLQDKTFANLPALTSLYMRSSDITSLASGVFRNICSTVKQIHLTGNKLKGLPEGTLDCLKGKNARVYLEDNPWECDCSQPYLQTLLATGSIATDTPLCESPVEFNGIPVAEMAPCGGTPSVAPTTLSDDLSETTTITSEPWTEPPTTSDSFTTTDSPTEEQTTEAEMTDTTIDTTSTTEGLTSESTEEETTVLSETVTETTTTDSTTDTMSPDTTTTEMTTLSLSLSDGGTTTDPTETTTAQSSDSTTEQAEPTTTTETTSTGTTKNPYFVEVKCDSAAAPVSIALSRIARSSDSLSLQVASRSKMFSISEAQEGAVEIIFDKTTYGAILWFHDTSTLATVFSTNIEGSAHCQTHGSQKVRLANLVPDKNYIFCAFSMHEFMVSPFNCLPYRLQPVYGQRPWLVEDQKIMIISIVISSILVALLTGVLVTYCFFKSLNLYNSHRISFVTDSKNSVLHAENNTVNTVKNTYMTPVSPKKPPTPERPNIQRSVSDTSIESGRSYVSAVVPATQFQYISWKMENRSRPSLEFYPTDPPPPPLPPHPSKRLKKQKSEIKINFHQQHEIYNEPGVGAGGPGYGGRTAASSTLHQSLRSNRHRTSATLAE; this is encoded by the exons ATGAGGGGCAGATTGAAAATTACTAAAACCCAGAACGGCCTTCAGAGGCCAACCAGGACAAG TTGTTATCCCTCTATGGAGTGTACTCGGAATCGAAACGGGTGTCTAGTGGTGCTGTTTTGCGTGACTTGCTTCTCGGTGCTGATGTGCCTTGTGTTGGCggacattttcaaaaatctcgAGAATGA TGACAGTAAGCTCAGTACGATTGCACCGGTTCAAACGACCGctgaaatcaatcaatcgatgtTCGTTCGAGCGTATGATGATACGATAAAGTGCCAACTCGTGTCAGGATGCCACATTGAGTGCGCCGAAATTAGTGTAATCAATCTATCGGCCGCTGTATACGAATTGGCCAAG GCAAACGATTGTCTGACTTTGAGCCTGGAGGTGGTTTCATTGCGCACTCCAGAGGATATCCTGCGTCGCAGCTGGTTGCAGTTGGATGTGGATTTTGAGGTGACCTCGTTGAAGCTCATCAACTCGTACATCCATACTATCGAACCAGAATCGTTCGATATGGGCCCAATGTTCGGGACGACCGTGCTGACGCTGGAAACACTGAAACTCGAGCACCTACCGACTGGGGTGTTTTTTGGCTTGCAAAGCTTACAGGAACTGAACCTACGCGGATTACCCCTCCGGCAGATCGATCCATACGTGCTAGGGCCAATGAAGTACTCGTTGACACGGCTCATCGTACAAGGATGCCTTGAGTTGCTCGATCCAAAAAATCTCACCGGCACCGCAACGCTCGATAAGCTCGAGATATTGGCACTAGAGTTCAACATTTTCGATGATGTACTGCAGGATAAAACGTTCGCGAATCTACCCGCCCTAACGAGCCTGTATATGCGCAGTTCAGACATCACCTCACTGGCCAGTGGAGTGTTCCGGAATATTTGTAGCACAGTGAAACAGATCCACCTAACGGGAAACAAGTTGAAGGGCCTTCCGGAGGGTACACTAGACTGTCTGAAAGGGAAGAACGCCAGGGTTTACCTCGAGGACAATCCCTGGGAGTGTGACTGCAGTCAGCCGTATCTGCAAACTTTGCTAGCGACTGGCAGCATAGCTACGGACACGCCACTATGTGAGAGTCCAGTCGAGTTCAATGGGATACCTGTGGCTGAAATGGCACCGTGTGGTGGAACACCATCTGTTGCACCGACAACGTTATCTGATGATTTATCGGAAACAACAACCATAACGTCAGAACCGTGGACAGAGCCTCCCACAACTAGTGACTCATTCACCACAACCGATTCGCCTACAGAAGAGCAAACGACTGAGGCTGAGATGACAGACACGACGATTGACACAACGTCAACCACCGAGGGGTTGACCTCTGAATCGACAGAAGAGGAAACAACCGTTTTGTCCGAAACCGTGACCGAGACGACAACCACTGACAGTACAACGGACACCATGTCTCCAGACACAACCACTACGGAAATGACTACATTATCGTTATCACTCTCTGACGGTGGAACCACAACCGATCCGACCGAAACAACGACTGCACAGTCATCCGACAGTACGACAGAACAAGCCGAacctacaacaacaaccgaaacgaCATCCACTGGAACTACAAAGAATCCTTATTTCGTGGAAGTCAAATGTGATAGCGCTGCGGCTCCGGTTAGCATTGCGCTATCAAGAATAGCCCGCTCAAGCGATTCACTTTCACTGCAGGTCGCTAGTCGCTCGAAAATGTTTAGCATCTCCGAGGCTCAGGAAGGAGCGGTGGAGATCATCTTCGACAAGACAACGTACGGTGCGATCCTTTGGTTCCACGACACCTCAACCCTAGCGACGGTTTTCTCGACCAACATCGAGGGCAGTGCGCACTGCCAGACGCACGGTAGTCAGAAGGTGCGCCTCGCCAATCTGGTACCGGATAAGAACTACATCTTCTGTGCGTTTAGTATGCACGAGTTTATGGTGTCACCGTTCAACTGTCTGCCGTACCGATTGCAGCCGGTTTATGGTCAGCGACCGTGGTTAGTCGAGGATCAGAAGATCATGATTATTAGCATCGTCATTTCCTCCATTTTAGTCGCATTGCTCACTGGCGTCCTGGTTACTTATTGTTTCTTCAAAAGCCTAAACCTCTACAATTCACACC GTATATCGTTCGTTACAGATTCCAAAAACTCGGTACTGCATGCAGAGAACAACACCGTCAACACTGTGAAAAACACCTACATGACCCCAGTGTCTCCGAAAAAACCGCCAACACCTGAAAG ACCCAACATCCAGCGCAGCGTGTCCGACACGAGCATCGAGAGTGGCCGCAGCTACGTGTCGGCCGTGGTGCCCGCGACCCAGTTCCAATACATATCCTGGAAGATGGAGAACCGGTCGAGACCGTCGCTCGAGTTCTATCCGACcgatccgccaccaccgcccctcCCACCACACCCGAGCAAGCGGCTGAAGAAGCAAAAGTCCGAGATCAAAATCAacttccatcagcagcacgaaaTCTACAACGAACCGGGAGTGGGTGCGGGAGGACCTGGCTATGGTGGGCGAacggccgccagcagcacactGCACCAGTCACTGCGCAGCAACCGCCACCGAACATCGGCAACGCTGGCAGAGTAA